One genomic segment of Erysipelotrichaceae bacterium 66202529 includes these proteins:
- a CDS encoding branched-chain amino acid ABC transporter permease — MKLEVVENRFRKGMQDGVPIGLGYLSVSFTFGMMAVSNGIPVEVAVVISLTNVTSAGQFSGLTLMLAHGSYVELALSQFIINLRYALMSLSLTQKVDRHMKTRERALIAYGVTDEIFALASSTYERVGKWYMAGLIAFPVFCWTLGTFLGGAASTLLPDAVRSALGIAIYGMFLAIIIPPARKLRSVRIVLILSVLMSCLFSLLHEVVAVSSGFVIILCTITAAAFGAWFFPVEEVQHD; from the coding sequence TTGAAATTGGAAGTAGTGGAAAATAGATTTCGGAAGGGGATGCAGGATGGCGTGCCGATCGGGCTTGGCTATCTGTCTGTATCCTTTACGTTTGGGATGATGGCGGTATCCAATGGAATCCCTGTTGAAGTGGCTGTTGTGATTTCTCTGACAAATGTGACAAGCGCCGGACAGTTTTCCGGACTGACACTGATGCTGGCTCATGGTTCGTATGTGGAGCTGGCACTATCGCAGTTTATTATCAATTTACGTTATGCACTCATGTCCTTATCCTTAACACAGAAGGTTGACCGTCATATGAAAACGCGGGAGCGTGCGTTGATTGCCTACGGGGTTACCGATGAGATATTCGCCCTTGCCAGCAGTACATATGAGCGTGTTGGAAAATGGTACATGGCAGGACTTATTGCCTTTCCGGTGTTCTGCTGGACGCTGGGGACCTTTTTGGGAGGTGCTGCCAGCACATTGCTTCCGGATGCTGTGCGAAGTGCTTTGGGTATTGCGATTTACGGGATGTTTCTGGCAATCATCATACCTCCCGCAAGAAAGCTTCGCTCCGTACGTATCGTTTTGATTCTTTCCGTCCTCATGAGCTGCCTGTTTTCCCTCCTGCATGAGGTTGTGGCTGTCAGCTCCGGTTTTGTTATTATCCTGTGTACCATAACGGCAGCCGCCTTTGGCGCATGGTTTTTTCCGGTAGAGGAGGTGCAGCATGACTGA
- a CDS encoding PRD domain-containing protein: protein MILFQYTRLQNLLDYILSHKDYTSPSALTRHLHISQRTLRSDIRNLNNELSVYDAQIIMKRGQGYALQIKDEQTRTLLEHMLMDEDEKLMDSADKRINHIIIKMLYANTYLTQDTLADEVFVSINTIINYLKTIRLILSKYQLSLQTKANLGYIVTGEEADKRRCIIDLITTNYQHYEFRFSQEQTALLNHVNLEQIKDIVMEFNRENDLHFSDYNLKNLILHIALSISRLLVSKPIEEYKIPDHEALSTLLDPLIHGIERDFHIVFNEYEKNYIYSHYVSNTNELLDAQKNTDYIHSLVANILECIFESYHFDLRADLILEHDLTHHLQSILNARYYNLNKKNPLLNTIRNNYILAYEISGTAIKQAFANEPFELSEDEIGYISLHIGAAIERYFDSRYLKHKKAVIVYDSGYAAGSFLASKLNTLFKETLEIIGRYPSHEIGESKLHEADMVISTVALKQVTLPVVVVDIPLSRRDIENVAKAITMDEQHPIDKITQFFDEQLFINTTANSKEEIIHTLCTMLHQEQCIKDDFEASVLEREQRISIAMDGVVAIPHPLVMCSLKSKIAVGVLQKPIAWSEKDSAQIILLLGLADDAKKDIEKLYDTFVAMTHNAPLQELLFHAGSLSEFLNILKQNLHEDAY from the coding sequence ATAATCTTGTTTCAATACACACGATTACAGAATTTGCTTGACTATATTCTGTCGCACAAGGATTATACTTCACCATCTGCGTTAACAAGGCATCTCCACATTTCCCAACGGACACTACGCAGTGATATCCGTAACCTGAACAACGAGCTTTCTGTCTATGATGCCCAAATTATCATGAAGCGCGGTCAGGGCTATGCTTTGCAGATCAAAGACGAACAAACGAGAACGCTGTTGGAGCATATGCTGATGGATGAGGATGAAAAGCTGATGGACTCGGCTGATAAACGAATAAACCACATCATTATCAAGATGCTGTATGCCAATACCTATCTCACACAGGATACGCTGGCAGATGAGGTTTTTGTATCCATCAACACCATTATCAATTATCTGAAAACGATTCGATTGATTTTGTCCAAATATCAGCTCAGTCTTCAGACAAAGGCGAATCTCGGTTATATCGTAACCGGCGAAGAGGCTGATAAGCGTCGATGTATCATCGATCTGATAACAACCAATTACCAGCATTACGAATTTCGTTTTTCTCAGGAGCAGACAGCATTGCTGAACCATGTCAATCTGGAACAGATCAAGGATATCGTTATGGAATTCAATCGGGAAAATGACCTGCATTTCTCTGACTATAATTTGAAAAATCTCATTCTGCATATCGCACTGTCCATTTCCAGACTGCTTGTATCCAAGCCGATTGAGGAGTATAAAATACCGGATCATGAAGCGCTCAGTACATTGCTGGATCCTCTGATTCACGGAATTGAACGTGATTTTCACATAGTCTTTAATGAATATGAAAAAAACTATATCTACTCACACTATGTATCGAATACGAATGAGCTTCTGGATGCACAGAAAAATACAGATTATATCCACAGCCTGGTCGCAAATATCCTGGAATGCATCTTTGAATCCTATCACTTTGATTTACGCGCAGACCTGATTTTGGAGCATGATCTGACGCATCATCTGCAGTCGATTCTGAATGCCAGATATTATAATCTAAACAAAAAGAATCCGCTGCTGAATACGATTCGCAACAATTATATCTTAGCCTATGAAATCAGCGGAACGGCAATCAAGCAGGCATTTGCGAATGAGCCGTTTGAGCTGAGCGAGGATGAAATCGGATATATTTCCCTGCATATCGGCGCAGCGATCGAGCGTTATTTTGATTCCCGATACCTGAAGCATAAAAAAGCCGTCATTGTCTATGACAGCGGTTATGCGGCAGGCAGCTTCCTTGCCTCTAAGCTGAATACCCTGTTTAAGGAAACATTGGAAATTATCGGCAGATATCCCTCCCATGAAATCGGGGAAAGCAAGCTTCATGAGGCTGATATGGTGATTTCCACCGTTGCCCTCAAGCAGGTGACGCTGCCAGTTGTCGTTGTGGATATCCCCTTATCCAGAAGGGATATTGAAAACGTGGCGAAAGCTATCACGATGGATGAACAGCATCCAATTGATAAAATCACACAGTTTTTTGATGAGCAGCTGTTTATCAATACAACCGCAAACAGCAAGGAGGAAATCATTCATACCCTATGTACGATGCTTCATCAGGAGCAATGTATAAAAGACGATTTTGAAGCCAGTGTCCTGGAGCGGGAACAGCGTATATCAATCGCAATGGACGGCGTGGTTGCCATTCCCCATCCCCTTGTTATGTGTTCTCTGAAAAGCAAAATCGCAGTCGGTGTTCTGCAGAAGCCTATCGCCTGGTCCGAAAAAGACAGTGCACAGATCATCCTTCTGCTGGGACTTGCGGATGATGCCAAAAAGGATATTGAAAAGCTGTATGATACCTTTGTCGCGATGACGCATAATGCCCCGCTGCAGGAGCTACTGTTTCATGCAGGAAGCCTTTCTGAATTTCTGAATATACTGAAGCAGAATCTTCATGAGGATGCATATTGA
- a CDS encoding PadR family transcriptional regulator, with amino-acid sequence MTSSIDLILLGMVYEQPRSAYEIQKHVEYRNLAHWVKISSPSVYKKLRVLEQKGYLDVKRQRDGNMPEKSIYAISEQGVQYFHELMKEISGQPFDILFDFNAVVVSLNKVSKEEGMQCVLRIAENMEQSERYLRKQQAARSEIPYVGRSILDQQLRVCETLRQWCDELKEELQNSDGLEKMKELP; translated from the coding sequence GTGACATCTTCCATTGATTTGATTTTGCTGGGCATGGTATACGAACAGCCCCGCAGTGCTTATGAAATACAAAAGCATGTAGAGTACCGCAATCTCGCACATTGGGTGAAAATCAGCTCCCCATCGGTTTATAAAAAGCTGCGAGTGCTGGAACAGAAGGGGTATCTGGATGTGAAACGGCAGAGGGATGGCAATATGCCGGAAAAAAGCATATACGCTATCAGCGAACAGGGAGTGCAGTATTTCCATGAGCTGATGAAGGAAATCAGCGGGCAGCCGTTTGATATCCTGTTTGATTTCAATGCCGTGGTTGTCAGTCTGAATAAGGTAAGCAAAGAGGAAGGGATGCAATGCGTTTTGCGGATTGCGGAAAATATGGAGCAGAGTGAACGCTATTTGCGAAAGCAGCAGGCGGCGCGCAGTGAAATACCTTATGTAGGCAGGAGTATTCTGGATCAGCAGCTTCGTGTATGTGAAACACTGCGTCAATGGTGTGATGAGCTGAAAGAGGAGCTGCAAAACAGTGACGGTTTGGAAAAGATGAAGGAGCTTCCGTAG
- a CDS encoding Cof-type HAD-IIB family hydrolase: MKTLYVSDLDGTLLNSDTRLSDATIKTINALVEEGMHFTFATARSITSASLVSKGLQLKTPLIVYNGVYLLDPDTYRILYSHSFSKQDAQEILSYLLEHEMIPFVYSYIDGVERVSYMEQGMHEGGIYYMESRPYDKRFRKVESTRELLDGDVFYFTCIHDGEFLKPMYEHLEETTDYVIIYQQELYRKEYWLEIMPGGVSKAQAILELKERGGFERVVSFGDAVNDIAMFQISDECYAVENAIDELKHHATAVIGDHDEDAVALWLKAHYKKETGGNGDV; encoded by the coding sequence ATGAAGACACTATATGTCAGTGACCTGGATGGAACCCTGCTCAACAGCGATACAAGGCTATCCGATGCCACGATAAAAACAATCAATGCTTTAGTAGAGGAGGGGATGCATTTCACCTTTGCCACAGCACGCTCCATCACATCAGCTTCTCTGGTATCCAAGGGCCTGCAGCTCAAAACACCGCTGATTGTATATAACGGGGTGTATCTGCTGGATCCGGATACCTACAGGATTTTATATTCCCATTCGTTTTCCAAACAGGATGCGCAGGAAATTCTAAGCTATCTGCTGGAGCATGAGATGATTCCCTTTGTCTATTCGTATATCGACGGTGTGGAGCGTGTCAGCTATATGGAGCAGGGGATGCATGAGGGCGGTATATATTATATGGAATCCCGTCCATATGATAAACGCTTTCGCAAAGTGGAAAGCACAAGGGAGCTGCTGGATGGAGATGTGTTCTACTTTACCTGTATTCATGACGGGGAATTTCTAAAGCCGATGTATGAGCATCTGGAGGAAACAACCGATTATGTCATAATTTATCAGCAGGAGCTGTATCGAAAGGAATACTGGCTGGAAATCATGCCGGGCGGTGTTTCAAAGGCGCAGGCAATATTGGAGCTGAAGGAAAGGGGCGGTTTTGAAAGGGTCGTATCCTTTGGCGATGCAGTCAATGATATAGCAATGTTTCAGATCAGTGATGAATGCTATGCGGTGGAAAATGCCATAGACGAGCTGAAGCATCATGCGACAGCGGTAATCGGTGATCATGATGAGGATGCTGTGGCATTGTGGCTGAAGGCCCATTATAAAAAAGAAACAGGAGGAAACGGTGATGTATAA
- a CDS encoding Cof-type HAD-IIB family hydrolase has product MYKLIACDLDETLLNTDKEICSRNIEAIKRAERDYGVRFVPATGRGYTCIDNVLHTLDVFDASHEYTISNNGGVVTENKNYRKLSFHELSFELAEQLFAFGIKQDVCIQIFTAEDVYAFHLNEDERTWLFSFKSDSIVCEEATIAFLKGTPITKILFQNTDIPYLHTLAEQLHDITDNRVAVSFSSNRYLELNPFGVDKGLGLRDLCEHLQIDLSETIAIGDNFNDIGMLREAGLSAAVANAVPEIKNMCDYVCKADHNEGAVAEVIERFIFSHTAV; this is encoded by the coding sequence ATGTATAAACTGATCGCATGTGATTTGGATGAAACGCTTTTGAATACGGATAAGGAAATCTGTTCACGAAATATAGAGGCGATCAAACGTGCTGAGCGTGACTATGGTGTACGCTTTGTGCCTGCAACCGGACGGGGCTATACCTGTATCGATAATGTGCTGCATACACTGGATGTTTTTGATGCAAGCCATGAATATACCATTTCCAATAACGGCGGGGTTGTGACAGAAAATAAAAATTATCGAAAGCTGTCCTTTCATGAGCTTTCCTTTGAACTGGCAGAGCAGCTGTTTGCCTTCGGTATCAAACAGGATGTATGTATCCAGATTTTTACTGCGGAGGATGTTTATGCCTTTCATTTGAATGAGGATGAAAGAACGTGGCTGTTTTCCTTTAAGTCGGATTCGATTGTGTGTGAGGAAGCTACCATAGCGTTTTTAAAGGGAACGCCGATTACCAAAATCCTGTTTCAGAATACGGACATTCCTTATCTGCATACACTGGCGGAGCAGCTGCATGACATAACGGATAACCGAGTGGCTGTTTCGTTCTCCAGCAACCGCTATCTGGAGCTGAATCCGTTTGGCGTGGATAAGGGGCTGGGCTTGCGTGATCTCTGTGAGCATCTGCAAATCGATCTATCAGAAACGATTGCGATCGGTGATAATTTCAATGATATCGGAATGCTGCGGGAAGCCGGCCTGTCTGCGGCTGTTGCGAATGCAGTCCCTGAAATCAAGAATATGTGTGATTACGTATGCAAGGCGGATCATAATGAGGGGGCTGTCGCGGAGGTTATAGAGCGTTTTATCTTTTCTCATACGGCTGTATGA
- a CDS encoding AzlD domain-containing protein, which yields MTEYLPYILVMAVVTYLIRMLPLTFFQKEIKSPFIKSFLFYVPYAVLGAMTFPAIFTATGHTLASCAGCLVGFLLAYKGKGLLSVAVASCITAYIVACIVS from the coding sequence ATGACTGAATATCTTCCCTACATCCTGGTGATGGCAGTTGTTACGTATCTGATCCGTATGCTGCCACTGACATTCTTCCAGAAGGAAATTAAAAGTCCGTTTATAAAATCATTTTTATTTTATGTACCCTATGCGGTTCTTGGAGCCATGACATTTCCTGCAATATTTACAGCTACCGGACACACATTGGCAAGCTGTGCCGGCTGTCTTGTCGGATTCCTGCTGGCGTATAAGGGAAAAGGGCTGCTAAGTGTAGCAGTTGCCTCCTGTATTACTGCTTACATAGTAGCCTGTATAGTATCGTAG
- a CDS encoding SDR family oxidoreductase: MKLELAGKVALVSGCSQGLGYACVRTLARYGADIFGVSIGDDSALKKEVEALGRSYHSLTVSLTTPGSIHEVMKEVLAAYGHVDILLNFAGILKKEDTLKISRQAFQSALDINVTAAFTLSQEVIRQYISQGHGGKIINASGILPYGTNEYCAYFTSKGAVEAMTKYMAHEFAGQNIQINAITLGFMNEGNKLQSGEGQQDDVSILQDIPAGRWGTWEDLDGLLLVLCSAAGSYINGACIPLDGGYSI, translated from the coding sequence ATGAAATTAGAGCTAGCTGGAAAGGTTGCCCTGGTCAGCGGCTGTTCACAGGGTCTTGGATATGCCTGTGTACGCACACTGGCCAGATATGGTGCAGATATATTCGGTGTCAGTATCGGAGATGACTCCGCACTGAAAAAAGAGGTTGAGGCACTGGGAAGAAGCTATCATTCCCTAACGGTATCCCTTACGACGCCCGGCAGTATTCATGAGGTCATGAAGGAGGTGCTTGCGGCCTATGGTCATGTGGATATTTTACTGAACTTTGCAGGGATTCTAAAAAAGGAGGACACCCTGAAAATCAGCAGGCAGGCATTTCAAAGTGCCCTGGATATCAATGTGACGGCTGCATTCACCTTATCACAGGAGGTAATACGTCAGTATATCAGTCAAGGGCATGGAGGTAAGATCATCAATGCGTCCGGAATACTGCCCTATGGAACAAATGAATACTGTGCCTATTTTACAAGCAAGGGTGCTGTCGAGGCGATGACAAAATATATGGCACATGAATTTGCAGGACAGAATATCCAAATCAATGCAATCACACTGGGCTTCATGAATGAGGGAAACAAGCTGCAAAGCGGTGAAGGACAGCAGGATGATGTATCCATATTACAGGATATCCCGGCAGGACGCTGGGGAACCTGGGAGGATTTGGATGGTCTGCTTCTGGTTTTGTGCAGTGCTGCAGGCAGCTATATCAATGGTGCATGTATTCCCTTGGACGGTGGTTACAGCATCTGA
- a CDS encoding XRE family transcriptional regulator translates to MKKNQMFIDIGGAIKEGIVLNNMTQKEVAKAIHVSPQTMSCFILNHRTPHIYDLVAIVQLLHLDIRIVLDLKKDNASQLDHIIYQKVIKLNNKHKEMINEYAEQLLKQEQTHYGAT, encoded by the coding sequence ATGAAGAAAAACCAAATGTTTATCGATATTGGCGGTGCCATCAAGGAAGGTATCGTCCTGAACAACATGACACAAAAGGAGGTCGCAAAGGCGATTCATGTTTCTCCACAGACAATGAGCTGTTTTATCCTAAATCACAGAACCCCGCATATATATGATCTGGTAGCTATTGTACAGCTGCTGCATCTGGATATTCGCATCGTTCTTGATTTGAAAAAAGATAATGCAAGTCAACTGGATCACATCATATATCAGAAGGTTATAAAGCTGAATAATAAGCATAAGGAAATGATCAATGAGTATGCGGAACAATTACTGAAGCAGGAACAAACGCATTATGGTGCCACTTAG
- a CDS encoding DUF3795 domain-containing protein has translation MCSSRCGVDCTQCERKEEVHCLGCNAMTLPFWGSPCEVKACCESKQLLHCGVCEEFPCEMCANMGKDKGFDPAPRLANLKAWANKKIAG, from the coding sequence ATGTGTTCATCAAGATGTGGTGTTGATTGTACGCAATGTGAAAGAAAGGAAGAGGTGCATTGTCTTGGCTGTAATGCCATGACGCTGCCGTTTTGGGGCAGTCCATGCGAAGTGAAAGCATGCTGTGAGAGTAAGCAGCTTTTGCATTGTGGTGTATGTGAGGAATTTCCATGTGAGATGTGTGCGAATATGGGGAAGGATAAGGGCTTTGATCCGGCACCCAGACTAGCGAATTTAAAAGCATGGGCGAATAAGAAAATAGCTGGATAG